The nucleotide window TCGAAACGTTTACCCTGCCGGACCGCCGAGACGCCGCGCAATCCCAGTCGACCCAGCGCGCCCAGCACGGCTCTGCCCTGCGGATCGAGGATCTCCGGCTTGAGCATGACGTCGACGACGACGCGGGCCACGGGCACTCCGAGGTCGGGTGGATCGGACTGTCGGATCGATCGGACCGAGCCGGGAATCCCGCCAGGGGAGACC belongs to Actinomycetota bacterium and includes:
- the purS gene encoding phosphoribosylformylglycinamidine synthase subunit PurS; this translates as MARVVVDVMLKPEILDPQGRAVLGALGRLGLRGVSAVRQGKRFEIEVDGVVDDARLAELRRLAETLLANPVIEDYAVRVDG